The Streptomyces capitiformicae genome contains the following window.
GCCACGCCGCTCGTGAAGTCTTCGGGGGATGATGCAGATGTCCACCACTGAAACCACCGCATCCGGCATCGGCCCCGTGGAGGGCGCCGGCGAGCTGTCGGGCTACAGCCCCGAGAACCCGGCTCCGCTCATCGAGCCGCCGCGCAAGCGGACGAAGAAGACCCCGAAGGCGACCCGCGGCAACTTCGAGATGGTCGCGTGGCTGTTCATGCGACTGTCCGGCATCGTCCTGGTCGTCCTGGTCATCGGCCACCTGCTCATCCAGCTCGTCCTCGACGGCGGCGTCTCCAAGATCGGCTTCGCGTTCGTCGCGGGCCGCTGGGCGTCCCCGTTCTGGCAGGTCTGGGACCTGCTGATGCTGTGGCTCGCGATGCTGCACGGCGCCAACGGCCTGCGCACGGTCATCAACGACTACGCGGAGCGCGCGAGCACCCGGCTGTGGCTCAAGGGCCTGCTCTACACCGCCACGGTGTTCACCATCCTGCTGGGCACGCTGGTGATCTTCACCTTCGACCCGAACATCCGCTAGGCACGGGGTTGCGAGAATCATGAAGATCCACAAGTACGACACCGTCATCGTCGGCGCCGGTGGCGCCGGTATGCGCGCGGCCATCGAGTCCACGAAGCGCAGCCGTACCGCCGTGCTGACCAAGCTGTACCCCACCCGCTCCCACACGGGCGCCGCGCAGGGCGGCATGGCCGCCGCGCTGGCCAACGTGGAGGAGGACAACTGGGAGTGGCACACCTTCGACACGGTCAAGGGCGGTGACTACCTGGTCGACCAGGACGCCGCCG
Protein-coding sequences here:
- a CDS encoding succinate dehydrogenase hydrophobic membrane anchor subunit, translated to MSTTETTASGIGPVEGAGELSGYSPENPAPLIEPPRKRTKKTPKATRGNFEMVAWLFMRLSGIVLVVLVIGHLLIQLVLDGGVSKIGFAFVAGRWASPFWQVWDLLMLWLAMLHGANGLRTVINDYAERASTRLWLKGLLYTATVFTILLGTLVIFTFDPNIR